The sequence below is a genomic window from Salvelinus sp. IW2-2015 linkage group LG10, ASM291031v2, whole genome shotgun sequence.
CAACGGTGCAGCACAAGGATGCAGGGCTGGAGCCGGGGGCGGGGGCGGAGTGTGGGTGCATCcccacccagacccagaccccgCCACCCACAACCGCCTCAGCCTACTCCCAAATGAATGGGGGGCTGCCCATCCCTAACGGACCTCTCATAGTCACCCCAGACTCATCCAGCGCCAGCGAAGAGGCTTCCAgctccacacacagccacaagACCTCCCGCACGTCCGGCACCAGAGAGAGAGTCCGCTTCAGTGACAAGATCCTATACCACGCGTTGTGCTGTGATGATGacgaggaggatgaagaggagagagatgaggagaagggCGGCTGTGCGACCCCAGACACTGACGACAGTGAGCCCAGTTCTAGTCAAGCCGGCTCGCCCACACCACCGCTCTCCTCCTCAGAGCACTCCGTCCTCCATAACTGTCTGGACCCTTCTTATGTCTCGTTCCCAGTGAACGTGGCAGCGGGGACTCATACGCTGCCTAGAAAGGGTCTTCTCAATCCCGCAAGCTGCCGGAAAAAACTGCTACGGAACAGCAGCACACAGACTGTTTCAGATAAAAGCACCCAAACAGTACTGCCCTATATTCCAGCCAAACAGAAAACAAAGGACCACTGAGAAACAGTAACTTTACAACAACAGAACTAATGAAAAAGGACTGTGTACTATTTAATATTAAATGCATAGATCATAGATTAATacacaactaaataaatacatattaattactaaataaatacatgatATGAGAAATTACTCACCTACCTAAAGTCATTctgaggctcagggaaataaaggATAAAGGCAGTTCCTTAAGGCagtaaaagagagaaaagggataTTGACGGACCCTAGGCTAGTGCCTGCTAATGTTAAGAAATGGACCGGATGGATTCCTTATTTATAATCATTTGCAACACTTATTGAGATGACTAAAGCAATCAGTTTTCTAGGAAGTTGAAATTGTTCTGAAATCGGAAAGTAAGTGTGAAGAGGTAATTTCCCTCCTCGTACACCAGTATAAATCACAAGAAAATATATTGCTTGTTCTTTAAGATGTGGTTAAAAAATACTGCACATTCTGTACACTGAGAATCTGTATAAACATTGTCTTTTTCATCTTCCAATTATTTCAAATGTCAATGGGGTTCCTGGTGTAACAACAGGGAGTGTATCTAGATGCACAAGTCAAGCCTTCTTCTCTCTTTGATGTCATCATAAGTGAGTCAAGGCCCAGAAAAACATGGTTTGACCTGGCCTTGATTTTATTAATCATTTCAATAATTTATCTCTTGGTCTGCTGCTGAAACTGTAGTTGTGGAAAGCAAGAAGAAAAACAGGTATTTTTGTGAGATTCTGTACTCCAACTCCACATTGTGACATTTCCACTTGATCTATCCGTTCCTCTCTGCAAGGGAGCAATGTTGTTAGGGGTGACGACTTGAATAGAAGTGCACAAAGCCAAGATGCAAAAGGTTATGTCTCTCCATTCTGAATCCCAGTAGGGATTTGGACTCAATAGAGCAGCATTTTATTCACAGGGATTATGCCAAAAGCAGTGCTGATCAATAAGGCTGATTGAGAGAGTGCTGTGAGAGGTCTCTCTGCTGAGCAGGCAGACCCTGCTCCTGGGGGCCCACAACAAAAACTCACAGTTAGAKCTCCATCTATTTCCTCTGCTATTAGTGGCAGACATGGACAGACGCAGCCTTCAAGAAAGAGATTGGCATTTAAGAAATGTGTGCCAGGATGTGAAAGAGTGggtggcagacagagagaaagagagcgatggagagaggggggMggggggtggggggggggagttggGAGAGTGAACACATTGGAGAATGCAGGAGAGGGTAAAGGGCTGACCTCACAAAGAAAATGTGCTGCTAGATTGTTGTTAATCAACCCTCGGAACACAATCATTTCCTCTCTAATCACCAGGTGCTGACTCATGTCTCTGAGGATGGCCAGAGAGAACTCTCCTCTCAGAGATAGATCTATTACTGTACATAGGCCCCCAACTGCCCTGAGCCCCAGGTTATAGT
It includes:
- the insyn1 gene encoding inhibitory synaptic factor 1 translates to MSLSRAPARDTSETPSQTPRERIRSHMKMVINQLDGILKELKDVAKELREVVGQIDKLTSDFDFDLEPDDWTVATASSTSSSERGLGEAFRLDFLNPDVLPDSWEFCSYLEASVAAANAAHKATPTVQHKDAGLEPGAGAECGCIPTQTQTPPPTTASAYSQMNGGLPIPNGPLIVTPDSSSASEEASSSTHSHKTSRTSGTRERVRFSDKILYHALCCDDDEEDEEERDEEKGGCATPDTDDSEPSSSQAGSPTPPLSSSEHSVLHNCLDPSYVSFPVNVAAGTHTLPRKGLLNPASCRKKLLRNSSTQTVSDKSTQTVLPYIPAKQKTKDH